A DNA window from Pseudodesulfovibrio thermohalotolerans contains the following coding sequences:
- a CDS encoding DNA cytosine methyltransferase, with protein sequence MVNISARNRHELRRLCAVDLFAGAGGFSEAAKESGIQVVAAIENNQNACKTYRANLVEKKPNPPKLFSDDITQLPVEKFIKSAGIEPGCIDVLMGGPPCQGFSTHRIKDAGVDDPRNALLLHYFSYLNALRPKAFVVENVPGLLWPRHERYLNKFYELAAEGGYEVLPPQVINAKDYGVPQNRKRVFILGFRDKVPYRLQWPPAPTHFAPESEEVLIEGLPAWRTASEVFSLPIDPDDPNSIHMNHTPEMVKVFESTPLNGGSRQQSGRILPCHRQHNGHKDVYGRIDPTRPGPTMTTACINPSKGRFLHPTEHHGITVRHAARFQTFPETFIFHGGLMASGTQVGNAVPIRLGVAVLKTITQALQDA encoded by the coding sequence ATGGTCAACATCTCGGCGCGAAATCGTCATGAACTTCGTAGGTTATGTGCGGTGGACCTGTTCGCCGGGGCAGGCGGTTTTTCCGAGGCTGCAAAGGAGAGCGGCATACAAGTCGTCGCTGCCATTGAAAACAATCAAAATGCCTGCAAGACCTACCGGGCCAATCTTGTCGAGAAAAAGCCCAACCCGCCCAAGCTGTTTTCGGACGACATCACACAACTTCCCGTCGAAAAATTCATAAAATCAGCCGGAATCGAACCTGGCTGCATCGATGTTTTGATGGGAGGCCCCCCTTGCCAGGGCTTTTCCACGCATCGAATAAAAGACGCAGGTGTCGACGACCCCAGAAATGCTCTGCTGTTGCATTACTTTAGCTATTTGAATGCGTTGCGTCCCAAGGCGTTCGTGGTCGAGAATGTTCCCGGATTGCTTTGGCCCCGTCATGAGCGGTATTTGAATAAATTCTATGAGCTGGCCGCCGAAGGCGGATACGAAGTTCTTCCCCCTCAAGTCATCAACGCCAAGGACTACGGCGTTCCCCAAAACAGAAAACGGGTTTTCATTTTGGGCTTTCGGGACAAGGTTCCCTACAGACTTCAGTGGCCGCCGGCCCCGACCCATTTCGCCCCGGAGTCCGAAGAAGTGCTCATCGAAGGACTACCTGCTTGGCGGACAGCTTCGGAAGTATTCTCCCTTCCGATTGATCCCGACGATCCGAACAGCATCCACATGAACCATACTCCGGAAATGGTGAAGGTATTCGAAAGTACGCCGTTAAACGGCGGAAGCCGGCAACAATCGGGGCGCATACTCCCATGCCATCGTCAGCATAATGGGCATAAAGACGTATATGGACGGATTGATCCCACTCGACCGGGGCCGACGATGACGACTGCGTGCATCAACCCATCGAAAGGACGATTTTTGCATCCTACGGAACACCACGGGATCACAGTAAGACATGCTGCACGGTTTCAGACTTTCCCGGAGACCTTTATATTTCACGGCGGCTTGATGGCCAGCGGAACCCAGGTAGGAAATGCCGTACCGATACGCTTGGGCGTGGCCGTGTTGAAGACCATCACTCAGGCCCTTCAAGACGCTTGA
- a CDS encoding very short patch repair endonuclease, which produces MLMDTVSTAKRSAMMRSIKGKNTKPEMVVRRLLHADGYRFRVNYRGVIGTPDLVFTKRKKVIFIHGCFWHRHPGCPRASMPKTNVPFWENKFRHNIEHDQAVLQGLHDDGWAVLIVWECETKQPEALLVKLRDFLGPTKIQ; this is translated from the coding sequence ATGCTCATGGACACTGTTTCGACTGCAAAGCGAAGCGCAATGATGCGTTCGATCAAAGGCAAGAATACCAAACCGGAAATGGTCGTTCGCCGTTTACTCCATGCCGACGGGTATCGTTTTCGGGTCAACTATCGTGGAGTGATCGGCACGCCGGATTTGGTTTTCACCAAGAGGAAAAAGGTCATATTCATCCATGGTTGTTTTTGGCACCGGCATCCCGGTTGTCCACGCGCCAGTATGCCCAAGACCAATGTGCCTTTTTGGGAAAACAAATTTCGTCATAATATCGAGCATGATCAGGCTGTTCTACAAGGGTTGCACGACGACGGGTGGGCGGTTTTGATAGTTTGGGAATGCGAAACCAAACAACCGGAGGCTCTGTTGGTGAAACTAAGGGATTTTTTGGGGCCCACGAAGATCCAATAG
- a CDS encoding IS110 family RNA-guided transposase, protein MAKLKVSSVHRFVEAFSGEKVWIGVDVHKLSFSVALLRPDGAVKDWTCPADATALTRLVMSLPVEVGAVCYESGPTGFELARSLEAEGVTVVVAAPSRIPRPITATNKTDSLDCRKLAELAASGLIRPIAIPSVEAEAFRALERRRHQLTDSLRRAKQRIRSLLLYLGAQEPADLDHWSKAAILTLHQVELPSGAKETLESLLDELEYFACAQRKVDQRLRISIREQDEARRIAAMRSVPGVGEVVATTFAAEVYRPERFNRSEEVTAYLGLAPVMRQSGGSKGKATLRPVGQKRLRSLLIEAAWVWKQRDEWAREFYNRIYSRHGVAQKAIAALARKLAALLWKLSLPVTQS, encoded by the coding sequence ATGGCAAAGCTCAAAGTATCATCTGTTCATCGGTTTGTTGAAGCGTTTTCCGGCGAGAAGGTATGGATAGGAGTGGACGTCCATAAGCTGAGTTTCAGCGTGGCTTTGCTCAGACCTGATGGTGCCGTGAAGGACTGGACTTGTCCGGCTGATGCAACAGCACTCACCCGGCTTGTCATGTCATTACCTGTTGAGGTTGGCGCGGTTTGCTATGAATCTGGACCGACTGGCTTTGAGTTGGCCAGGAGCCTCGAAGCAGAAGGTGTTACGGTTGTCGTTGCTGCGCCAAGCCGAATCCCGCGCCCCATCACCGCTACCAACAAGACCGACAGCCTGGACTGCCGCAAACTGGCAGAGCTGGCAGCCTCCGGCCTGATCAGACCAATCGCCATTCCTTCCGTTGAAGCTGAAGCCTTCCGTGCTCTTGAGCGTCGAAGGCATCAGCTCACCGACTCTCTTCGTCGAGCTAAACAACGGATTCGTTCACTTCTTCTTTATCTTGGAGCGCAGGAGCCTGCCGATCTGGACCATTGGAGCAAGGCTGCCATACTCACACTTCATCAGGTGGAACTTCCTTCGGGGGCAAAAGAGACTCTTGAAAGCTTGCTCGATGAACTGGAGTACTTCGCTTGTGCACAACGCAAAGTGGATCAGCGTTTGCGAATAAGCATCCGGGAACAAGACGAGGCAAGACGTATTGCCGCCATGAGGTCCGTTCCCGGCGTTGGCGAAGTCGTGGCCACGACTTTTGCGGCAGAGGTTTACCGCCCGGAACGTTTCAATCGCAGCGAAGAGGTGACAGCTTACCTGGGCCTTGCGCCAGTGATGCGGCAAAGTGGAGGCAGCAAGGGTAAGGCAACACTTCGCCCGGTCGGTCAAAAGCGATTACGAAGTTTACTGATTGAAGCAGCTTGGGTGTGGAAGCAGCGAGATGAGTGGGCCAGGGAGTTCTACAACCGAATTTATAGCCGACATGGTGTGGCACAAAAAGCAATAGCTGCGCTTGCTCGTAAATTGGCCGCGCTTTTGTGGAAGCTCAGCTTACCTGTAACGCAGTCGTGA
- a CDS encoding TIGR00341 family protein produces the protein MALRVIEVVTPRSDKDEVKKSLEEQQTDEGYVFWASPLDDGESLSFRLVLDMQETENVLDRLEQLFAWTDKYRIVVYPAEATLPRLDKLAMDEEREKDPFGDKERPRNGRISREELYADVLDTTLLSKHYVILVLLSALVGVIGLLRDNVAIIIGAMVLAPLLGPNVGLALAATLGDARLSRESLKTLAVGVFLCLALSASAGLFLGVPELTPELAARSVTSYSDIILAMVSGAAGIISVTLGVPTSLVGVMVALSLLPPLIACGLFLGAGLFPEAGGAGLLFAANVICLNLAGVGTFLAQGIRPLSWYEKERANKATLRAAIIWTVLLAVLVGLMFLRTR, from the coding sequence ATGGCATTGCGGGTGATCGAAGTCGTTACGCCCCGTTCTGACAAGGACGAGGTCAAGAAATCCCTGGAGGAGCAGCAGACGGACGAGGGCTACGTGTTCTGGGCCTCGCCCCTGGACGACGGGGAGTCCCTGTCATTTCGCCTGGTCCTGGACATGCAGGAGACCGAGAACGTCCTGGACAGGCTGGAGCAGCTTTTCGCCTGGACCGACAAGTATCGCATCGTGGTCTATCCTGCCGAGGCCACCTTGCCCCGGCTGGACAAGCTGGCCATGGATGAGGAGCGGGAGAAGGACCCCTTCGGCGACAAGGAGAGACCCCGCAACGGACGTATCAGCCGCGAGGAGCTGTACGCCGACGTCCTGGACACGACCCTTCTTTCCAAGCACTACGTTATTCTTGTGCTGCTTTCCGCCCTGGTGGGCGTCATCGGCTTGCTGCGCGACAATGTGGCCATCATTATCGGGGCCATGGTTCTGGCGCCGCTGCTCGGTCCGAACGTGGGGCTGGCACTGGCCGCCACGCTCGGCGACGCCCGGCTCAGTCGGGAATCCCTCAAGACACTGGCCGTCGGGGTGTTCCTCTGCCTCGCACTGTCGGCCTCGGCCGGGCTGTTTTTGGGCGTTCCCGAGCTGACCCCCGAGCTGGCCGCCCGAAGTGTGACCTCCTATTCCGATATCATTCTGGCCATGGTTTCAGGCGCGGCCGGGATCATCTCCGTCACCCTGGGCGTGCCCACGTCGCTCGTCGGGGTGATGGTCGCCCTGTCCCTGCTCCCGCCGCTCATCGCCTGCGGCCTCTTCCTGGGGGCGGGGCTGTTCCCCGAGGCGGGCGGGGCCGGATTGCTTTTCGCCGCCAACGTCATTTGTCTCAACCTTGCCGGGGTCGGCACCTTTTTGGCTCAGGGCATCCGCCCCCTGTCCTGGTACGAAAAGGAGCGCGCCAACAAGGCCACCCTGCGCGCGGCCATCATCTGGACCGTGCTTCTGGCGGTACTCGTCGGGCTGATGTTCCTCAGGACCCGTTAG
- a CDS encoding methyl-accepting chemotaxis protein, with product MSIKYKILLPSAALVLLIGCIGVYLLTGQFGELRTSFAEMLVGNAAKTLTLNTEDAALRAQEEAALFGRMPSVIRAFSLAHQGNLADESDPVVQSAREALRAELKPVLDGYEAALGEKLRLHFHLPNGRSLARMWRDKQAKRNGKWMDVSDDISSFRKTVLDVNRDGKPRRGIEPGRSGFAIRGLVAVKDESGRQLGSVEVLKSYEDVFRLFKDEKGSFYTLYMDASLLSTTTKLQDPKKYPLVGNSFVRVAGKANGDLDAKVTADMLHKAAGGRFVTLAGNYAVVYLPVQDYQGQPIGVITLARDISVLNAILDGVVFLVLVLFALAVLLPMLSLLGVMRYAVFRPLDKIRALAERVARGDLDQGEAVTSRDEIGSIHRSVSRIPVTLSELIDDCEATAREVAHGVVRSRGDASRYEGAYAQLIQSMNRVADTYTATFDSFPFPIFTVDRDHNLLFVNRNASEIAGQEVGELMGKPCSEVFNTDICRTKDCVCTRAMQVMERVVGSTRGKLISGEVDIKGYASPLRDENDRVVGALEVIVDQTDILDSQRKMQRVADQAGMLSERMTSASEQLSVRVEESRGGAEEQSDRATETATAMEEMNATVLEVARNANEAALNAEQAEGQAMAGHDVVTKVVASVNEVSELASRLKANMGELGGQVDDIGRVMTVINDIADQTNLLALNAAIEAARAGDAGRGFAVVADEVRKLAEKTMVATTEVGSAIGAIQTMSQRNVAETDKVAQVLDTCTSLAEEAGQSLAEIVEFSRGSARQVQGIATAAEEQSSTSEQITRATEEMHRISDNTSQAMTQSAQACHELNSIAQELDGLINELGSA from the coding sequence ATGAGTATCAAGTACAAGATTCTGTTGCCTTCGGCGGCGCTGGTGCTGCTGATAGGCTGCATCGGGGTTTATCTGCTGACCGGGCAATTCGGCGAGTTGCGGACATCCTTCGCCGAGATGCTTGTGGGGAATGCGGCCAAGACCCTGACATTGAACACTGAGGACGCCGCGCTCCGGGCCCAGGAGGAAGCTGCCCTGTTCGGGCGGATGCCTTCCGTGATCCGGGCTTTTTCCCTGGCGCACCAGGGGAATCTCGCCGACGAAAGCGACCCGGTCGTGCAGAGTGCCCGCGAGGCCCTGCGAGCCGAGCTCAAGCCCGTGTTGGACGGGTACGAGGCCGCGCTCGGTGAGAAGCTGAGGCTCCACTTTCATTTGCCCAACGGACGGAGCCTGGCGCGCATGTGGCGCGACAAGCAGGCAAAGCGCAACGGCAAGTGGATGGACGTGTCGGATGACATTTCCAGTTTCCGCAAGACCGTTCTGGATGTGAACCGTGACGGCAAGCCTCGGCGGGGTATCGAGCCCGGCCGCAGCGGTTTCGCCATCCGAGGATTGGTGGCGGTCAAGGACGAGTCGGGCAGGCAGCTCGGTTCGGTCGAGGTCCTCAAGAGCTACGAGGACGTGTTCAGGCTTTTCAAGGACGAGAAGGGGAGCTTTTATACATTATATATGGACGCCTCCCTGCTTTCTACCACAACCAAATTGCAGGACCCGAAAAAGTATCCCCTGGTCGGCAATTCCTTTGTTCGCGTGGCGGGCAAGGCGAACGGCGATCTGGATGCCAAGGTCACGGCGGACATGCTGCACAAGGCTGCTGGCGGGCGGTTCGTCACGCTGGCCGGCAATTATGCAGTGGTCTATCTGCCTGTGCAGGACTACCAGGGCCAACCCATTGGCGTTATTACCCTGGCCCGCGATATTTCCGTCCTGAATGCCATTCTGGACGGCGTTGTGTTCCTGGTTCTGGTCCTCTTCGCTTTGGCCGTGCTTTTGCCCATGCTTTCTCTGCTCGGAGTCATGCGCTACGCCGTGTTTAGGCCTTTGGATAAAATCCGCGCCCTGGCCGAGCGAGTGGCGCGCGGAGACCTGGATCAGGGCGAGGCCGTCACCAGCCGCGACGAGATCGGGTCCATTCATCGTTCCGTCAGCCGAATTCCCGTGACGCTCAGCGAGCTCATCGACGATTGTGAGGCCACGGCCCGCGAGGTTGCGCACGGCGTGGTCCGGTCCCGGGGAGACGCAAGCCGCTACGAGGGGGCCTACGCCCAGCTCATTCAGAGCATGAACCGCGTGGCCGACACCTACACGGCGACCTTCGACTCTTTCCCGTTCCCGATCTTCACCGTTGACCGCGACCATAATCTCCTTTTTGTCAACCGCAATGCCAGCGAGATTGCCGGGCAGGAGGTGGGCGAACTCATGGGCAAGCCGTGCAGCGAGGTGTTCAACACCGACATCTGCCGGACAAAGGACTGCGTCTGCACCAGGGCCATGCAGGTCATGGAGCGGGTTGTGGGCTCCACCCGGGGCAAGCTGATCTCGGGCGAGGTGGACATCAAGGGATACGCCAGCCCCCTTCGCGACGAGAACGACAGGGTGGTGGGCGCGCTTGAGGTCATCGTGGATCAGACCGATATTCTCGATTCGCAGCGCAAGATGCAGCGCGTTGCCGATCAGGCGGGGATGCTTTCCGAGCGCATGACTTCCGCATCGGAGCAGCTCTCCGTGCGCGTGGAGGAATCCCGTGGCGGCGCAGAGGAGCAGAGCGACCGCGCCACCGAGACAGCGACGGCCATGGAGGAGATGAACGCCACCGTTCTGGAGGTGGCGCGCAACGCCAACGAGGCCGCTTTGAACGCGGAGCAGGCCGAGGGCCAGGCCATGGCCGGGCACGACGTGGTGACCAAGGTGGTCGCTTCGGTCAACGAGGTCAGCGAGCTGGCCTCACGGCTCAAGGCCAATATGGGCGAACTTGGCGGACAGGTGGATGATATCGGCCGGGTCATGACCGTCATCAACGACATCGCTGACCAGACCAACCTACTGGCGCTCAATGCGGCCATCGAGGCGGCCCGGGCGGGCGACGCCGGGCGCGGGTTCGCCGTGGTTGCCGATGAAGTCCGGAAGCTGGCAGAGAAGACCATGGTGGCCACCACCGAGGTTGGCAGTGCCATCGGAGCCATCCAGACCATGTCCCAGCGCAACGTCGCCGAGACCGACAAGGTGGCCCAGGTGCTGGATACCTGTACGTCCCTGGCCGAAGAGGCTGGTCAGTCCCTGGCCGAGATCGTCGAATTCTCGCGCGGTTCCGCCAGGCAGGTGCAGGGCATCGCCACGGCTGCGGAAGAGCAGTCGTCCACCTCGGAGCAGATCACCCGGGCCACCGAGGAAATGCATCGCATCTCCGATAACACCAGTCAGGCCATGACGCAGTCGGCGCAGGCCTGCCATGAATTGAACTCCATCGCCCAGGAGCTCGACGGACTCATCAACGAGCTTGGTTCAGCCTAG
- a CDS encoding RNA polymerase sigma factor has protein sequence MDDAEVIERILDGDRDAFALLLKRHESLVSRLVAAHVPAEQAAEVAHEAFIRAFKGLHRYRPIKPFRNWLTTVTLRCCKDFWRRAYRNKEAPVCDLSEDGQRWLDTALAARSNEEFETLARRRELGEILEAVLAMLPPLDRMVLTLSYLEERPTRETAEMLGISVPNVKVRAFRAKRKLKIFLKRYGIQGEEHEA, from the coding sequence ATGGACGACGCAGAAGTCATCGAGCGCATTCTTGATGGCGACCGGGACGCCTTCGCGCTCCTGCTCAAACGGCACGAGAGCCTTGTCTCCCGGCTGGTGGCCGCGCATGTGCCGGCCGAGCAAGCGGCCGAAGTGGCCCACGAGGCGTTTATCCGGGCCTTCAAGGGACTGCACAGATACCGCCCGATAAAACCGTTCCGCAACTGGCTGACCACTGTGACTCTACGCTGCTGCAAGGATTTCTGGCGCAGGGCATATCGGAACAAGGAAGCTCCGGTATGCGATTTGAGCGAGGACGGACAACGCTGGCTGGACACGGCTCTGGCGGCAAGATCGAATGAAGAGTTCGAAACCTTGGCGCGGCGGCGCGAACTCGGCGAGATTCTGGAAGCGGTCCTGGCCATGCTCCCGCCCCTGGACAGGATGGTCTTGACCTTAAGCTATCTGGAAGAACGGCCGACCAGGGAAACGGCCGAAATGCTCGGCATCAGCGTTCCGAATGTCAAGGTGCGCGCCTTCCGGGCAAAACGTAAACTCAAGATTTTTCTCAAACGCTACGGCATCCAAGGAGAGGAGCATGAAGCGTAA
- a CDS encoding tetratricopeptide repeat protein, with the protein MLRDDIRTALNAIVDNSDPIYRLRNNFCGAKYDRDHLEAAGLQLAYEKGECVWYESSHGRAGEERTVRYCLHESGYLRDVIALKFVADGYIGDIQRQAHSEFPYEDEIRNILSSGITVPIGITAEDEFYFLTHAWAFDKPDGVSEQTRKAYIWIARLRELMDTDEVQAKRYVVGAARWPEYLDFGLLQAEAAMLASQLRMEVEAAIFALKAIDSGLEDAELWNYVGCAIDRLNLYELAFLTFIHAAKLKLDEPQYQKNVWLLGKRVLENHLEKRAFKEALDVAEQLLKYPEQASEENLEMAETASGLCCEGLGLLDEAASCYHASWKKNQDNLVAHLGLNRLQEEDVSKRQEALEAQLKSFPRVPQEVEDADRLLTEFIEGYGHGSHWESLVPSVEDFFEHNLPGIIEKMKVLEKVDIPPCERVRGVAHTACAGVYPVDEQLFAMPIITMAEGEHGNRLDSAFPSATSGEGIELRVVGLKEWENGVEGSVDVELPSGRSLTLFDPKHFKNRSVYRPDHNYPFALNAFAWRLEEAEEQEFEITEGPLTFLEDGEYRDKGPQKVIMGKEMSILWDDFEYPAEYSYRLSVLDVDWTEFMGHRVCVISTQYAGEDDWVPLTLYAGEHLLTEYTPKPGDAIQGNLWLQGYLLSEEGVPVEAEDEVDSPFMGRLSFSKERGTNIFGTNHLEAALNASEGLQSYARLTFRLENQPQYVAEGQNGKRFFVYIKEFDVEKQEWSQAIQEASAFMETRTSLRDLPLHIVGVGYKDVGKGYVFSYHGWESFEKDLMDSGH; encoded by the coding sequence ATGCTTAGGGACGATATTCGGACCGCGCTGAATGCTATCGTTGACAACTCTGATCCGATCTACCGGCTTCGTAATAATTTTTGCGGAGCCAAGTACGATCGAGATCATCTCGAAGCTGCTGGCTTGCAACTGGCCTACGAAAAGGGAGAGTGTGTTTGGTATGAAAGCTCCCATGGCCGGGCTGGTGAAGAGAGGACTGTCCGTTATTGCCTGCATGAGAGCGGTTATCTTCGTGACGTCATTGCTCTGAAGTTTGTTGCCGACGGCTATATCGGCGACATCCAGCGACAGGCTCATTCAGAGTTCCCTTACGAGGATGAAATCCGGAATATATTGAGTTCCGGCATTACTGTGCCCATTGGCATCACAGCAGAGGACGAGTTTTATTTTCTGACGCATGCCTGGGCTTTCGACAAACCGGACGGCGTTTCCGAACAAACCCGGAAAGCATACATCTGGATCGCTCGTCTCCGTGAGTTGATGGATACGGATGAGGTGCAGGCCAAGCGGTACGTCGTCGGTGCTGCCCGATGGCCGGAGTATCTCGATTTTGGTCTGCTTCAGGCAGAGGCCGCTATGCTTGCTTCGCAGTTGCGCATGGAGGTCGAGGCCGCGATTTTCGCTCTCAAGGCAATCGACTCCGGGTTGGAGGATGCGGAACTCTGGAACTACGTGGGCTGTGCCATCGATCGCCTGAACCTCTACGAGCTCGCGTTTTTGACCTTCATCCATGCTGCCAAACTCAAGCTTGATGAGCCGCAATACCAGAAGAACGTCTGGCTGCTGGGCAAACGTGTCCTTGAGAATCACCTTGAAAAACGGGCCTTCAAGGAAGCGTTGGATGTGGCGGAACAGCTTTTGAAATATCCTGAACAGGCTTCAGAGGAAAATTTGGAGATGGCGGAAACCGCTTCCGGTCTGTGTTGTGAAGGGTTGGGTCTTCTTGATGAAGCGGCAAGTTGCTACCACGCATCCTGGAAAAAGAACCAAGACAACCTGGTAGCTCATCTCGGGTTGAACCGCCTTCAGGAAGAGGATGTATCAAAGCGCCAGGAAGCGCTTGAGGCGCAGCTCAAGTCTTTCCCTCGCGTCCCGCAGGAAGTTGAGGACGCGGATCGTCTGCTCACCGAATTCATTGAGGGATATGGGCATGGCAGCCACTGGGAATCGCTTGTCCCCAGTGTTGAGGATTTCTTTGAACACAACCTCCCCGGCATTATTGAAAAAATGAAGGTGCTCGAAAAGGTGGATATCCCGCCTTGCGAAAGGGTGCGCGGCGTGGCCCACACTGCATGTGCAGGAGTGTATCCTGTCGACGAGCAGCTCTTCGCGATGCCGATCATCACCATGGCCGAAGGCGAACACGGCAATCGTCTTGATTCCGCATTCCCAAGTGCGACGAGCGGAGAGGGTATCGAATTACGTGTCGTCGGTCTCAAGGAATGGGAGAACGGCGTTGAAGGCTCTGTCGACGTGGAGCTTCCTTCCGGCAGATCACTGACATTGTTCGACCCGAAGCATTTCAAGAATCGCTCTGTTTACCGGCCTGATCACAACTATCCCTTTGCATTGAATGCCTTCGCCTGGAGGCTTGAGGAGGCGGAAGAGCAGGAGTTTGAGATTACGGAAGGCCCTCTCACGTTTCTGGAAGATGGCGAGTACAGGGACAAAGGGCCGCAAAAAGTCATCATGGGCAAGGAAATGTCCATCCTTTGGGATGATTTCGAATATCCTGCCGAGTATTCCTACCGCCTCTCAGTTCTCGACGTGGATTGGACGGAATTCATGGGGCATCGGGTTTGCGTGATTTCAACGCAATACGCAGGGGAAGACGATTGGGTCCCGCTCACGTTGTATGCTGGCGAGCATCTCTTGACGGAGTATACCCCGAAACCGGGTGATGCCATTCAGGGCAACCTGTGGCTGCAAGGGTATCTTCTCTCCGAAGAGGGGGTGCCTGTAGAAGCGGAGGATGAAGTCGACTCGCCGTTCATGGGCCGCCTCAGCTTTAGTAAAGAGCGAGGGACGAATATCTTCGGCACCAACCACCTTGAGGCTGCCCTGAATGCTTCCGAAGGGTTGCAGTCGTATGCCAGGCTGACGTTCCGTCTGGAAAACCAACCTCAGTATGTCGCCGAGGGACAAAACGGAAAGCGGTTTTTCGTCTACATTAAAGAATTCGATGTTGAGAAGCAGGAGTGGAGTCAGGCAATCCAAGAGGCTTCGGCTTTCATGGAGACCAGGACCTCACTGCGTGACCTTCCGTTGCACATCGTCGGCGTCGGCTACAAGGATGTCGGCAAGGGGTACGTGTTCAGCTACCACGGCTGGGAATCGTTTGAGAAAGATCTGATGGACAGTGGGCACTAA
- a CDS encoding HIRAN domain-containing protein translates to MTISRRRFLGAIPAFPFLFGKAEQPQPQKTKTMVNRFSVAGFQYYQGETVIHSLHPGDSLILKAEPGNPHDYYAVEIFHGRTKLGYVPRTDNKHISRLLRDQVELTCEVDEACPGSSPWNAVTVKVFITTEVRHA, encoded by the coding sequence ATGACAATATCCAGAAGACGATTCCTCGGGGCTATCCCCGCGTTTCCTTTTCTTTTCGGCAAGGCAGAACAGCCGCAGCCTCAGAAGACCAAAACTATGGTCAACCGATTCTCCGTGGCAGGCTTTCAATACTACCAGGGGGAGACAGTCATTCATTCGCTGCATCCCGGTGACAGCCTGATCCTCAAGGCCGAGCCGGGCAATCCCCACGATTATTATGCAGTGGAAATTTTCCATGGTCGCACCAAGCTCGGGTACGTTCCACGAACGGACAACAAGCACATTAGCCGGTTGCTTCGGGACCAGGTGGAGTTGACTTGCGAAGTGGATGAGGCTTGTCCCGGCTCTTCGCCATGGAACGCGGTGACTGTGAAAGTTTTCATAACCACGGAGGTCCGTCATGCTTAG
- a CDS encoding helix-turn-helix transcriptional regulator: MPAKKDPYSSPSQKALSLYSLLMFTGRSYSLSQLARELHCSKQTVIRMIEQISHSFGGKVESKLESGKRFYWMPCPKVAPKISLRPEEIQQLELCRRMVMHLLPEGVREQVRHTIAKTTTLLSNMNDRDKAFEPVAVAEIKGRIDYSPHQEHITTFIRAIQSKQVCEVTYHAPSNPQAKTYSFAPIKLISYHEALYVTGWRVEDKGTPTPRHSIMLAVHRLKNVTTQARTFDIPMDSGKKAELFGFMDLEKIRVKVKFDKETAAYIREREWSDDQEIQEFKNGNLVLQFTARSMPEVVSWVLGFGAHAMVMEPKELKELIRDEISALAQSYL, translated from the coding sequence ATGCCCGCCAAAAAAGATCCGTACAGTTCCCCATCCCAAAAGGCGCTTAGTCTCTACAGCCTGCTCATGTTCACAGGACGGTCGTACTCTCTTTCGCAATTGGCTCGTGAGCTGCATTGCTCGAAGCAGACGGTCATCCGCATGATCGAACAAATCAGCCACAGCTTCGGCGGGAAGGTGGAGAGCAAACTTGAGAGCGGCAAGCGGTTCTACTGGATGCCTTGCCCGAAGGTCGCGCCAAAGATCAGCCTCCGCCCGGAAGAAATCCAGCAGTTGGAATTGTGCCGGAGGATGGTGATGCATCTGCTGCCCGAAGGTGTCCGGGAACAAGTGCGGCATACTATCGCCAAGACGACCACCCTGCTTTCGAACATGAACGACCGGGACAAGGCATTTGAGCCCGTGGCCGTGGCTGAAATCAAGGGACGCATCGATTACAGCCCGCATCAAGAGCACATCACAACCTTCATCAGGGCCATACAGAGCAAACAGGTCTGCGAGGTGACGTATCATGCTCCCAGCAACCCGCAGGCAAAGACGTATTCATTCGCTCCGATCAAGCTGATTTCCTATCATGAAGCCCTCTACGTTACCGGCTGGCGGGTGGAAGACAAGGGAACGCCGACGCCGAGACACTCCATCATGCTCGCGGTGCACCGCCTCAAGAACGTGACCACGCAGGCCCGGACATTCGACATCCCCATGGACTCGGGAAAGAAAGCCGAGTTGTTCGGCTTCATGGATCTCGAAAAGATTCGGGTGAAGGTGAAATTTGACAAGGAGACCGCTGCCTACATTCGTGAACGCGAATGGAGCGATGATCAGGAAATTCAAGAATTCAAGAACGGCAACCTGGTCCTTCAGTTCACAGCGCGAAGCATGCCGGAAGTAGTCTCCTGGGTGCTCGGCTTCGGTGCGCATGCCATGGTCATGGAGCCCAAGGAACTGAAGGAGCTAATACGCGACGAAATCAGCGCGTTGGCGCAAAGCTATTTGTAA